A stretch of Blastocatellia bacterium DNA encodes these proteins:
- a CDS encoding tetratricopeptide repeat protein produces the protein MKKKFLILLFCLSILLNSCKALSSTNISEQNYQPITKPLPEDQDTSQASIRFLEDKIKQDPEDLIAYNMLGNRYLKRLRETGNITYLDLAQKAANESLRVFPAEQNIAGLALLTAVEYSSHEFTKAKEHAELLLKFQPNKAYPYQLLGDSLLELGEYKKAEDIFRKMEKLKDPSNNARFALVIRIAHLEKLKGNIAKNKTYLLEALNISLNLQPPSRESTAWCLSQLAESCFSTGDYKMAEKYYLDALTAFPKYFRAMAGLAQTKAAQQDLKAAIYDYEQVIDILPDLTFIASLADLYKLTGEVEKANQKYQLLETIAKLNQLNGVLYSRNLALFYANHNINLEQAYQQAETEYQIRKDIYGADALAWTAFKLGKLDIAQISIKEALKLGTKDAKIFYHAAMISNALGDKELAKNYLQQTLELNPEFDPIESLIAKELLNNLITL, from the coding sequence ATGAAAAAAAAGTTTTTAATCCTACTTTTTTGTTTATCTATTTTACTAAATTCTTGTAAAGCTTTAAGTTCTACAAATATTTCAGAGCAAAATTACCAACCAATAACTAAGCCTTTACCCGAAGATCAAGACACTAGCCAAGCTTCTATTAGATTTTTAGAAGATAAAATAAAACAAGACCCTGAGGATTTAATAGCCTACAATATGCTAGGCAACCGCTATCTTAAACGCCTACGCGAAACAGGAAATATCACTTATTTAGATTTAGCACAAAAAGCAGCAAATGAATCTCTAAGAGTTTTTCCAGCAGAACAAAATATTGCAGGTCTAGCTCTACTAACAGCCGTTGAATACTCTTCGCATGAATTTACTAAAGCTAAAGAACACGCCGAGCTTTTATTAAAATTCCAACCTAATAAAGCTTATCCTTATCAATTATTAGGCGACTCGCTGCTTGAGTTAGGCGAGTACAAAAAGGCAGAAGATATATTTAGAAAAATGGAAAAGCTTAAAGATCCTAGTAATAATGCTAGATTTGCATTAGTTATTAGAATCGCTCATCTTGAAAAGCTTAAAGGAAATATTGCAAAAAACAAAACCTATCTTTTAGAAGCTCTTAATATTTCCCTCAACCTACAACCTCCTTCGCGTGAGTCAACTGCCTGGTGTTTATCCCAACTTGCAGAAAGCTGTTTTTCTACTGGTGATTATAAAATGGCAGAAAAATATTATTTAGATGCTCTAACAGCTTTTCCAAAGTATTTTCGTGCAATGGCTGGACTGGCCCAAACCAAAGCAGCACAACAGGACTTAAAAGCAGCTATTTATGATTATGAACAAGTTATTGATATTCTACCTGACCTAACATTTATCGCTTCTTTAGCAGATCTTTATAAATTAACTGGAGAAGTAGAAAAAGCAAATCAAAAATACCAACTACTTGAAACTATAGCTAAATTAAACCAATTAAATGGAGTGCTTTACAGTCGGAATCTAGCCCTTTTTTATGCCAACCATAACATAAATCTTGAACAAGCTTATCAGCAGGCAGAAACAGAATATCAAATAAGAAAAGACATTTATGGGGCTGATGCTTTAGCTTGGACAGCTTTTAAGCTTGGAAAATTAGATATAGCGCAAATTTCTATTAAAGAAGCTCTAAAATTAGGAACAAAGGATGCTAAAATTTTCTACCATGCAGCAATGATTTCTAATGCACTTGGTGATAAAGAGCTTGCAAAAAATTATCTTCAACAAACATTAGAATTAAACCCAGAATTTGATCCTATTGAATCCTTAATTGCTAAAGAATTATTAAATAATCTAATTACTCTGTAA
- a CDS encoding DUF4331 family protein — MKKLKYIFFGFVIMFLFSLPLLSVSPPTQAADHAEAPFVVEDPGADLADVYAFLDPNDNSKVILAMDVEGFVVPAELLNLCCFPENVVYRFEIENTGDAKPDKFIDIKFGTHNSRRVAQTASIKLPDGRTFEALTTIQSQRGNVNDVSVANPLRVTTDPVSGVSFYAGLTDDPFFFDIVGFNRYVIKLQDRDPSAKDDLTRARDSFAGFSIHMIAISVPAELLKGSGNIIGVNGVTLRAKILFVYQVV; from the coding sequence ATGAAAAAACTTAAATATATCTTTTTTGGATTTGTGATAATGTTTCTTTTCTCTCTTCCATTGCTTTCTGTTTCTCCACCAACACAAGCAGCAGATCATGCTGAAGCGCCTTTTGTTGTTGAAGATCCTGGGGCTGATCTAGCAGATGTTTATGCTTTTCTTGATCCAAATGATAATAGCAAAGTTATTTTAGCTATGGATGTTGAAGGCTTTGTTGTTCCAGCCGAATTACTAAACCTTTGCTGTTTTCCAGAAAATGTAGTTTATCGATTTGAAATTGAAAACACTGGAGATGCCAAACCAGATAAATTTATTGATATTAAATTTGGAACCCATAATTCCCGCCGAGTTGCACAAACTGCATCTATTAAATTGCCCGATGGTAGAACATTTGAAGCACTTACTACTATTCAAAGCCAACGTGGAAATGTAAATGATGTTTCTGTAGCCAACCCACTAAGAGTAACAACAGACCCTGTTTCTGGAGTTTCTTTTTATGCAGGTTTAACGGACGATCCTTTTTTCTTTGATATTGTTGGATTTAATCGCTATGTGATTAAGCTACAAGATAGAGATCCTTCAGCTAAAGACGACCTTACTCGCGCCCGTGATTCATTTGCTGGATTTAGTATCCATATGATTGCAATTAGTGTTCCAGCAGAATTACTTAAAGGTAGTGGTAATATTATTGGTGTAAATGGTGTTACACTTCGTGCAAAAATTCTGTTCGTTTACCAGGTGGTCTAA
- a CDS encoding beta-propeller fold lactonase family protein has translation MKGRLIISFLMFTMIFLILSFTSTENSQAQRQKKQQIHNDWNENSYPDDNEDIPLMDVYAPPQFQQSTGPGNLIYVEDNLSQGSGIMIFRRGNDGSLTKLKTISTGGKGMFDVTGFNRAPTGVFAAVDIGPFEHDGIMIMNDERTRLFVCNQGSDDLSVFDVSADGLDLTPVPGSPFKTGRIPSSVAIAAFDTVVVVNKNDPAGNPKPPGLQGSVMTYKMASNGSLTPVPNSEIKFPGATCGEGVICNQSSTPSQVIPSIDKKVVFVNDFFAGMIRPFKVNPDGTLTATKPFNIRSLGPSVLPINLGNFPFSLGLGIHPSKNILYTGLLFENKIGVFRYNPNSGKLKFVRAMPNGGSTVCWFYIRKDGRHMWTSNQASNDASTYDLTDPEAPVETQLIKFEGCGEPSHVIGSPADTWIHFTNSAVTNKCSQKDPNTRSNMIHTLRINSQTGFLTELIQPQVMMELPLGERIQGVASK, from the coding sequence ATGAAAGGCCGGCTAATAATAAGCTTTTTGATGTTTACAATGATATTTCTTATTCTGTCTTTTACCTCTACTGAAAATTCTCAAGCTCAAAGACAAAAAAAACAACAAATCCATAATGATTGGAATGAGAACTCTTACCCAGATGACAATGAAGATATCCCACTAATGGATGTTTATGCTCCTCCACAATTTCAGCAATCCACTGGCCCAGGAAATCTTATTTATGTAGAAGATAACCTTTCTCAAGGCTCTGGGATTATGATTTTTCGTCGTGGCAATGATGGTAGTTTAACTAAGTTAAAAACTATCTCAACTGGTGGCAAAGGAATGTTTGATGTAACAGGCTTTAACCGCGCACCAACTGGGGTTTTTGCTGCTGTTGACATCGGGCCATTTGAACACGATGGAATAATGATAATGAATGATGAAAGAACCCGCCTTTTTGTTTGCAACCAAGGTTCTGATGATCTTTCAGTATTTGATGTTAGTGCAGATGGACTAGATCTAACACCTGTTCCAGGTTCCCCATTTAAGACAGGTCGTATTCCTTCTAGTGTGGCTATTGCAGCTTTTGATACTGTAGTTGTTGTTAATAAAAATGATCCTGCTGGTAATCCTAAGCCGCCTGGCCTACAAGGTAGTGTTATGACCTATAAAATGGCTTCTAATGGTTCATTAACTCCTGTGCCAAACTCAGAAATTAAATTTCCTGGTGCAACTTGTGGTGAAGGAGTTATTTGTAATCAAAGCTCTACACCATCTCAAGTAATACCTAGTATAGATAAGAAGGTTGTTTTTGTTAATGATTTCTTTGCTGGTATGATTCGACCATTTAAGGTTAATCCTGATGGAACATTAACAGCAACTAAACCTTTTAATATACGTTCTTTAGGCCCAAGTGTGCTACCTATCAATTTAGGTAATTTCCCTTTTTCGCTTGGTCTAGGAATACATCCATCAAAAAATATCTTATACACAGGTTTACTATTTGAAAACAAAATTGGTGTTTTTAGATATAACCCAAATAGTGGAAAATTAAAATTTGTCCGTGCTATGCCTAATGGTGGCTCTACGGTATGTTGGTTTTATATTAGAAAAGATGGTCGCCATATGTGGACATCTAATCAAGCCTCAAACGACGCTTCAACCTATGATTTAACGGATCCTGAAGCTCCAGTAGAAACACAATTAATAAAATTTGAAGGTTGTGGAGAACCATCACATGTAATTGGCTCACCGGCTGATACTTGGATTCACTTTACAAATTCGGCTGTAACTAATAAATGCTCCCAAAAAGATCCTAACACCAGAAGCAATATGATCCATACATTAAGAATTAACTCTCAAACAGGTTTTCTTACAGAGTTAATTCAACCCCAAGTAATGATGGAACTACCTCTAGGGGAAAGAATTCAAGGTGTAGCTTCTAAGTAA
- a CDS encoding GAF domain-containing protein has protein sequence MKLNKSIKKTNIELLQEELLKKQIKITELEAHNKELQVILRRLIIERNVTELLRSAVSFDQICEKILATVCENLGFQLGLFWSYDYELNSLCCTKIWRSSFLREETEFELVSQQTLFSPGVGLPGRLLISNKPTWIEDVVKDDNFPRANVANKIGLHSAFGFPILIGCEVFGIMEFFLQNFQPVDENLLDLMANLGNQIGEFNWHNWHGKVNNQSSYFC, from the coding sequence ATGAAACTAAATAAATCAATTAAAAAAACAAATATTGAGCTACTTCAAGAAGAGCTTTTAAAAAAACAAATTAAAATTACTGAGTTAGAAGCCCATAATAAGGAATTACAGGTTATTTTACGGCGGTTAATTATTGAGCGAAATGTTACAGAATTATTAAGATCTGCTGTTAGTTTTGATCAAATTTGTGAAAAAATACTAGCAACAGTTTGTGAGAATTTAGGTTTTCAATTAGGGCTTTTTTGGTCTTATGACTATGAATTAAATAGTTTATGTTGCACAAAAATTTGGCGAAGTTCTTTTTTAAGAGAAGAAACAGAGTTTGAGTTAGTTAGTCAACAGACTTTATTTTCTCCTGGCGTAGGGTTGCCAGGTAGATTGTTAATTAGCAATAAACCTACTTGGATTGAAGATGTAGTCAAAGATGATAATTTTCCTCGTGCAAATGTAGCAAATAAAATAGGGCTACATTCTGCTTTTGGTTTTCCTATTTTAATTGGTTGTGAAGTATTTGGAATAATGGAGTTTTTCTTGCAGAATTTTCAGCCAGTAGATGAAAACCTTTTAGATTTGATGGCTAATCTTGGAAATCAAATAGGTGAATTTAATTGGCATAATTGGCATGGAAAGGTCAATAATCAAAGCAGCTATTTTTGCTAG
- a CDS encoding TetR/AcrR family transcriptional regulator, with amino-acid sequence MVTRLTQQNQIQEKILDTAAQLFYEKGLQAVGVDEIVLQAGIAKMTLYKYFLSKDQLILAVVERSEEKWWNWFTTKLYQRSKLPKKQLLIIFDLLFSSFQETNYRGEPFINAQIRVLDTMYPIF; translated from the coding sequence GTGGTCACTAGATTAACCCAACAAAACCAAATTCAAGAAAAAATTCTAGATACAGCAGCACAGCTATTCTATGAGAAAGGCTTGCAAGCTGTTGGTGTTGATGAAATTGTCCTTCAAGCTGGCATTGCTAAAATGACACTCTATAAATACTTTCTCTCCAAAGATCAATTGATATTAGCTGTTGTAGAACGTAGTGAAGAAAAGTGGTGGAATTGGTTTACTACTAAACTTTACCAACGTAGTAAACTACCTAAAAAACAATTATTAATAATATTTGATTTATTATTTAGTTCTTTTCAAGAAACTAACTATCGTGGAGAACCTTTTATAAATGCTCAAATCCGTGTCTTAGACACAATGTACCCTATTTTTTAG